A portion of the Syntrophales bacterium genome contains these proteins:
- a CDS encoding TraR/DksA family transcriptional regulator, with product MNASRIKQIRNQLLARLDRLQGTASRTVSDMKNNGVHSADPIDHAALEHDRQVELTIRGREWNAIQEIQETIRRMDQGLFGTCVICGSTITERRLLAEPTTRLCRECQELAELHIGSNGDSSRILSRSRTASDSRRVPRGEGMPETGKPGPGGPGRAKDRSGLGGNAG from the coding sequence ATGAATGCTTCCCGGATCAAGCAGATCAGGAATCAGTTGCTTGCCAGGCTGGACAGGCTCCAGGGAACCGCCAGCCGCACCGTCTCCGACATGAAGAACAACGGTGTACACAGTGCCGACCCGATCGATCATGCGGCCCTCGAACACGACCGCCAGGTGGAGTTGACCATTCGCGGAAGGGAATGGAACGCGATTCAGGAGATCCAGGAAACCATCCGGCGGATGGACCAGGGGCTTTTCGGCACCTGCGTCATCTGCGGGTCGACCATTACGGAGAGAAGGCTGCTTGCCGAACCGACGACGCGTCTTTGCCGGGAATGCCAGGAACTCGCGGAATTGCACATCGGATCGAACGGGGATTCTTCGCGGATTTTGTCCCGGTCGCGTACGGCATCCGACTCCCGTCGGGTCCCCCGCGGGGAGGGAATGCCGGAGACGGGCAAACCGGGCCCGGGAGGCCCGGGGAGGGCCAAAGATCGCAGTGGCCTGGGGGGGAACGCGGGATGA
- a CDS encoding phosphatidylserine decarboxylase, with translation MKTNCMTSPWWTLSTPSPSPSHQYIDRDSRAVQAERLYGDRVIRFLYSPLREHAPFLFRALTGRRMSSLLGFFNYEGFLTGRLADPEEFMKRAGIDPRECLDPPLRLDTPKKIFERKIRYWECRPTPNDPAAVVSPADSRMLVGSLDENSSLFIKGKFFDLEELLGKRRWRETFEGGSFAVFRLTPDKYHYNHVPAAGTVLDVYPLEGHYHACHPEAVVSVVRPFSKNKRVVTVIDTDVPGGTGAGKVAMIEVVALMIGDIVQCYSEERYNAPLSVGADRFLKRGRPKSLFRPGSSTVVLLFERDRVRFDDDIVWNMKRPGIDSIYTRGFGQPLTETEIPVRVRIGTACRSSHTFHKEADE, from the coding sequence ATGAAGACAAACTGCATGACCAGCCCCTGGTGGACCCTTTCGACCCCGAGTCCGTCCCCGTCGCATCAGTATATTGACCGGGACAGCCGCGCCGTTCAGGCGGAGAGACTCTATGGAGACCGGGTCATTCGTTTTCTCTATTCGCCCCTCCGGGAGCATGCTCCCTTCCTGTTCCGCGCCCTGACGGGCCGGCGCATGTCGTCGCTCCTGGGATTCTTCAACTACGAGGGATTCCTGACCGGGAGACTGGCCGATCCGGAGGAATTCATGAAAAGAGCCGGAATCGATCCGCGGGAATGCCTCGATCCGCCCCTCCGGCTCGATACGCCGAAAAAAATCTTCGAGCGGAAGATCCGCTACTGGGAGTGCCGACCGACGCCGAACGATCCCGCCGCCGTCGTTTCACCGGCCGATTCGAGAATGCTGGTGGGATCCCTCGACGAGAACTCCAGTCTCTTCATCAAGGGCAAGTTCTTCGACCTGGAGGAGCTGCTGGGAAAGCGGCGATGGCGGGAGACCTTCGAGGGGGGATCCTTCGCCGTTTTCCGGCTCACCCCGGACAAGTATCACTACAATCATGTCCCGGCGGCGGGAACGGTCCTGGACGTCTATCCGCTCGAAGGGCATTACCACGCCTGCCATCCCGAGGCGGTCGTCTCCGTGGTGCGCCCCTTCTCGAAAAACAAAAGGGTCGTCACCGTCATCGACACGGACGTGCCCGGCGGGACCGGAGCGGGCAAGGTGGCCATGATCGAGGTCGTCGCCCTGATGATCGGGGACATCGTCCAGTGTTACAGCGAGGAGCGATACAACGCTCCCCTGTCCGTCGGTGCGGACCGGTTCCTGAAACGGGGCCGCCCGAAAAGCCTCTTCCGCCCCGGCAGCAGCACCGTGGTGCTTCTTTTCGAGCGGGACCGGGTCCGCTTCGACGATGACATCGTCTGGAACATGAAGCGACCCGGCATTGACAGCATTTATACCCGCGGATTCGGACAGCCCCTCACGGAGACGGAGATCCCGGTCCGCGTCAGGATCGGCACGGCATGCCGTTCGTCGCACACGTTCCATAAGGAGGCGGATGAATGA
- a CDS encoding PhoH family protein yields MVKLFVLDTNVLLHNPGSLFSFEDNEVVIPIAVIEEIDNQKRRQDEIGRNARVVSQELDKMRGSGCLSTGIPLPRGGRLRIELNHQECCEEFPPGFDPRKTDNRILSVAWSLNRDFPGRVFLVSKDLNLRVKSDVLGIPAQDFYGDKINYHELYTGWGMADVTSEELDTFFREGHLEMNGRGPGRPNQFFVLKDPVSPSRSALSRFFRGELRPLVHGESTNQGIKARNKEQRFALELLLNDQVRVATLVGLAGTGKTLLAIAVGLEKVMEQKAYARLLITRPVIPLGNDLGFLPGSKEEKLRPWMQPIYDNLEFIFSNNQEPHRIIEHIMDRGLLEMEALAYIRGRSIPRQFIICDEAQNLTPHMIKTLITRVGEGTKIVFTGDPEQIDHPYLDSSSNGLSYLVEHLKDEEIAGHVTLVKGERSQVAEMGARLL; encoded by the coding sequence ATGGTAAAATTGTTTGTTCTCGACACGAACGTGCTGCTCCACAACCCGGGATCCCTCTTTTCCTTCGAGGACAATGAGGTCGTCATCCCCATCGCGGTCATCGAGGAGATCGACAACCAGAAGCGCAGGCAGGATGAAATCGGGCGCAACGCCCGCGTCGTGTCCCAGGAGCTTGACAAAATGCGCGGGTCGGGATGCCTTTCCACAGGCATTCCGCTTCCCCGGGGAGGACGGCTGCGCATCGAACTCAACCACCAGGAATGCTGCGAAGAATTCCCACCCGGTTTCGACCCCCGCAAGACGGACAACCGGATTCTTTCCGTGGCCTGGAGCCTGAACCGGGACTTCCCGGGGCGGGTCTTCCTGGTCTCGAAGGACCTCAACCTGCGCGTCAAATCCGACGTCCTGGGCATCCCGGCCCAGGATTTCTACGGCGACAAGATCAACTACCATGAGCTCTATACGGGATGGGGCATGGCGGATGTGACGTCGGAAGAGCTCGATACCTTCTTCCGGGAAGGACACCTCGAAATGAACGGCCGCGGTCCCGGCCGGCCCAACCAGTTCTTCGTGCTGAAAGACCCCGTCTCCCCTTCCCGGTCGGCGCTGTCGCGCTTTTTCCGCGGAGAGCTGCGGCCGCTGGTCCACGGGGAAAGCACGAACCAGGGCATCAAGGCGCGCAACAAGGAACAGCGGTTCGCCCTGGAGCTGCTGCTCAACGACCAGGTCCGGGTGGCGACCCTCGTGGGACTCGCCGGAACGGGAAAGACGCTCCTGGCCATCGCCGTCGGCCTTGAGAAGGTCATGGAACAGAAGGCCTATGCGCGCCTGCTGATCACCCGTCCCGTCATTCCGCTCGGCAACGACCTGGGATTTCTCCCGGGCTCCAAGGAAGAGAAGCTCAGGCCCTGGATGCAGCCCATCTACGACAACCTGGAGTTCATCTTCAGCAACAACCAGGAGCCGCACCGGATCATCGAGCACATCATGGACCGCGGCCTCCTCGAGATGGAGGCCCTGGCCTATATCCGGGGGCGGAGCATCCCCAGGCAGTTCATCATCTGCGACGAAGCGCAGAACCTGACCCCGCACATGATCAAAACGCTGATCACCCGTGTGGGCGAAGGCACGAAGATCGTCTTCACGGGCGACCCGGAACAGATCGACCACCCCTATCTCGACTCCAGCAGCAACGGCCTGAGTTATCTCGTGGAGCACTTAAAGGACGAGGAGATCGCCGGCCATGTCACCCTCGTCAAGGGGGAGCGCTCCCAGGTGGCGGAGATGGGGGCACGGCTCCTGTAG
- a CDS encoding sugar phosphate isomerase/epimerase, whose amino-acid sequence MLETGSKIDEIRVDGQPEKLRRDLDEFAALGLEAVELPVHGLDAVVHGRLHRGRLEEMKAILWDYGFAYSVHTPNPLNLMDEDNRDLHERVFRSSLEFASEIGAGVAVYHAGRYVSEEQFAIPGCRMLSEEERRDLLEREARTLRDLADEFPAVCICIENARPYLYHSPYCYAEQPRVLLDQVVRVARPNVRITLDVGHLFLAAAHYGFDPVEETAAIREFIGHVHIHDNFGHPVYYTEKQQTHLVPFGRGDLHMPVGWGGIPFEAILKTFAGSYDGLLISELRSRYFEYTGESVDNLKAILQNLCA is encoded by the coding sequence ATGCTTGAAACGGGAAGCAAGATTGACGAGATTCGGGTCGACGGGCAACCGGAGAAGCTCCGCCGCGACCTCGACGAATTTGCCGCTCTGGGGCTGGAGGCGGTGGAGTTGCCCGTTCACGGACTTGACGCCGTCGTTCACGGGCGCCTCCATCGCGGGCGGCTCGAGGAAATGAAGGCAATCCTATGGGATTACGGGTTTGCATACAGCGTTCACACGCCCAATCCGCTCAACCTGATGGACGAAGACAACCGGGATCTCCATGAACGGGTGTTCCGGTCCAGCCTGGAGTTTGCCTCGGAGATCGGCGCCGGTGTGGCGGTCTATCATGCCGGCCGGTACGTGTCCGAGGAGCAGTTCGCCATTCCCGGCTGCCGGATGCTGTCGGAGGAGGAAAGACGGGATCTGCTCGAACGGGAGGCCCGGACCCTCCGGGATCTCGCCGACGAATTTCCCGCCGTCTGCATCTGCATCGAGAACGCGCGGCCCTACCTGTACCATTCCCCGTACTGCTACGCCGAGCAGCCCCGGGTGCTCCTGGATCAGGTCGTCCGCGTCGCCAGGCCGAATGTCCGCATCACCCTGGACGTCGGCCATCTCTTCCTGGCGGCGGCGCACTACGGTTTCGATCCCGTCGAAGAGACGGCGGCGATCCGGGAATTCATCGGCCACGTGCACATCCACGACAATTTCGGCCATCCCGTCTACTACACGGAAAAGCAGCAGACCCATCTCGTCCCCTTCGGACGCGGCGACCTCCATATGCCCGTGGGCTGGGGCGGAATCCCCTTCGAGGCGATCCTGAAGACCTTTGCCGGCTCGTACGACGGCCTCCTGATCTCGGAGCTGCGAAGCCGCTATTTCGAATACACGGGAGAGTCCGTGGACAACCTGAAGGCAATCCTGCAAAACCTGTGCGCATGA
- a CDS encoding prolipoprotein diacylglyceryl transferase, which produces MNGNTVFVLGLGGALYSLLFWGFRKLPAETWQIAACIPGNRMADGRWSGLNLTWYGFFTATAYVLAVAVMLVLMASVGVTPPLTVCMVLAVLIVCVPASRMIATWVEGKRHTFTVGGASFVGMLAAPWVVLMAGAGSERLLGRPVDVMAVLAAMSISYALGEGIGRLACISFGCCYGRPLSDVPPLVRKILGPFRFTFRGETKKIAYAHGLEGCPVVPVQGMTSLLYTTAGLIGILLFLDGHGTAAFLLTLSVTQVWRVLSEFLRADYRGGQSFSAYQVMALAGVCYGLCLAFLFAAEAPPGRADILAGLEALWQPSMILFLQALWTVLMVLTGRSSVTASHISIHVLKDRI; this is translated from the coding sequence ATGAACGGCAACACGGTCTTTGTCCTCGGCCTGGGAGGTGCGCTCTATTCCCTCCTGTTCTGGGGCTTCCGGAAGCTTCCCGCGGAAACCTGGCAGATCGCCGCCTGCATCCCCGGGAACCGGATGGCCGACGGCCGCTGGAGCGGCCTGAACCTGACCTGGTACGGATTCTTCACGGCGACGGCGTACGTCCTCGCCGTGGCGGTCATGCTGGTCCTGATGGCCTCCGTGGGGGTGACACCACCGCTGACCGTCTGCATGGTCCTGGCCGTCCTGATCGTGTGCGTGCCCGCATCGCGCATGATTGCGACATGGGTCGAAGGCAAGCGGCATACCTTCACCGTGGGCGGCGCTTCCTTTGTCGGGATGCTGGCCGCGCCCTGGGTCGTCCTCATGGCCGGCGCCGGATCGGAGCGCCTGCTGGGCCGGCCGGTCGACGTCATGGCGGTTCTCGCGGCGATGTCGATCTCCTATGCCCTGGGAGAAGGAATCGGCCGGCTGGCCTGCATCAGTTTCGGCTGCTGCTATGGGAGGCCGCTCTCCGACGTTCCTCCCCTTGTCCGGAAGATCCTCGGGCCTTTCCGTTTCACATTCCGGGGGGAGACGAAGAAGATCGCCTATGCACACGGGCTCGAGGGATGCCCCGTGGTCCCCGTCCAGGGAATGACGTCCCTGCTGTACACGACGGCGGGACTCATCGGGATCCTCCTTTTCCTGGACGGGCACGGGACCGCCGCGTTCCTCCTGACCCTGTCGGTCACCCAGGTCTGGCGGGTCCTGTCCGAGTTCCTGCGGGCCGATTACCGGGGCGGACAATCCTTTTCCGCCTACCAGGTCATGGCCCTCGCCGGTGTCTGCTATGGCCTGTGCCTGGCGTTTCTGTTCGCCGCCGAAGCCCCACCCGGCCGGGCGGACATCCTGGCGGGGCTGGAAGCGCTCTGGCAGCCGTCGATGATTCTCTTCCTGCAGGCCCTCTGGACGGTCCTGATGGTTCTCACGGGCCGGAGCAGCGTGACGGCCTCCCATATCTCTATCCATGTGCTGAAGGATCGAATCTGA